The following is a genomic window from Ictidomys tridecemlineatus isolate mIctTri1 chromosome 13, mIctTri1.hap1, whole genome shotgun sequence.
ACACATGATTGGATGAAGGCAGGTAGCAATTGCTAATATCCCTAGCTCAGTCACCCTGCTAGAAGCAAAAGACAGATTCCTTCTGGAAGAAGATATCACCCAGACCATCTTATCtctataattttaatatacaGAGTCTgacaactgattttaaaaatccccAGATAGCCAGGCTTgatggcacacacatgtaatcccagtgactcaggaggctgaggcaggaggatcacaagtttgaggtcagggtcagcaacttagtgaggccctaatcaacttaatgagaccctgtctcaaaataaaaagggctggggatgtggcttagtggttaagtgcccctgggaattcaattcccagaacccaaaaaataaaaaataaaaataaactcaccAGATATATGAGAAGACAAGACATCACCAAAACCTAAGAAAAACAACTAACAAAAATAGGTCAATAGGGGATTTAGATAATGGGGCTACCCCTAGAAGAAGCAAAGAAATTAAGCAGATGCATAATTTGAACAGATAACAGCTAGGAATTCCCAAAGTGCACATATGTATGCATGCACATACTCGCATGCACACatgaacacatgcacacacacaccccatttacccacatattttaaaaatcactgcaaAAACCAAGCAGGATAAATATAAAGGAGATCACATCTAGAGATAACGTAcaactgttaaaaataaaagataaaatttaaaggaaacagagaaaaaaggacCAGGTACTTCAAAAGTAATTAAATTGACCACTTACTTTTCAATGGAAGACAGAACATAATTAAGTATTCCAAAATATGAATAGACAGCAAGTGCCAACTTAGAAGTCCATACCCTCTAAAAATCCTTCAGAAATAAAGGCAAGGGCTGGGCATATGGCCCAGTGCTTAGCATCCACAAGGCcctagttcaatcctcagcaccaaagcaatttttttaaaacgcCAAAATAACGATAtttgcaacaaataaaaacagaatttgttaTCTGCAAATTCACACTAAAAGAAACACTAAAGAGTGttcagaaacaagaaaaaaactgaCTCCGGgggagaataaaagaataaaaagaaaaaagtaatgaaaagggTAAACATGTGGGTTAACTTAAATGCATATGGGTTCTGAAACAAGAATGATTGACTACGGCAACTACATGCAGACTTCAGATGCACCACGTGGGGACATGTAGGTGAAGAAAGGAACACCTGGAGGTCATGTTCTAACTCCTCCCCTTGAGGAGTGGTAGCGGCACTCATTTACTCTGGCCTTTAATACAGGAGTTACTACATTGTATTAATATCTGGCATAGGACACTTTAAATCAAAAAGCATCATTAGAGATAAAAAGGGACATTACTTAATGTTAAAGTTTCAATTAAGAAAACCATAACAATTCTAAATTTCAATGCATATAAAACacttcaaaatataaagtaaaaatcagTCATTCTAAAAGAGAGACAAATTCATAATTATTCTGGAAGATCATGATGCACTTCTTTTATTGTCTGATAAAATAAGATTAATTTGTAAAGAATGGGAAAGAATAGGAGTACTTTTCCAAATGTTTAACTATATTTTATCTCCTAAAATAACAAACTACAATTATGTCTCATGGTTACCTAGTACATAATGAATATGTAGAGAATACACTATCAAAATCGGAGAGAAAGTATTCTAGGTTTTGAAACAgattttttccttaatttgtcTCTTTTTCAAACAGGAATCAGTAAGAAAGTACAGTTTTCTATGAACAAAGTTGAGGCTCCAAAGTGCTGTTATCTAAGTCTGGGTCCCTGTGCTGCTCCAGGACCCTGGCCCCAGCTGTGCAACAGTCACAGGACTGCTGCTTGCATCACTGACTGCTTCAGAGATACAGACTGGGAGCCTGTTTTAGGCCTCCTGGAAGCTGCTAACAAGGCACACGCAATAACTGCTATAAACGACAACTAGTAGTGATTTCCAAAAGGGGAGTGAGAGTTGAGTCCTTTCTTTGTATCTTTAGTATCAATTTTCACAAAAgcttctaatttcttttcattgcaGACCTGAATTGGTTAATTTCCATCCTGATTTTGGTGTCCTTTGGGGACTAAGACAGTGAAAAATTTTCTCACCACTCTACtccttatgaaatatttttttggacAATATTAAAGTTTTGCTACCCAGGGCAAGAGAAATTCAACAGCTCTGAGTTTAGACAGCtgcttatcaaaaaaaaaaagtgaaatgagaaAGATTGTAagccaccttttctttcttttttttccctttgtttttgtgGACACAGGGTCTagctatattgcccaggctggacccaaactcctgggctcaagcgatCCTCCCACCTGATCCTTtgtcttcagcctcccaagtagctgggattagaggcatgcaccatgCCTCTGGCTTCATCTTCACTGGGATTTGCAGGGGCCTGACAATCTGCCAGTAACCAAGCCTGGCCACAGTACATTGTGTAAACACTTTCTCCAAAGTATCTTCCTGGACGTGTCGTGGACATCCACTATGTGAAGCAGATACCCATAATTCTGACTAGACAGAGGCAGTGGGTGGGTCTTGGTCACCTCCTGCTTCTTGGTCAAGCTGTGGCCTCTTGTTTATTCGTACCCCCACACCATGATTGCGGCACTGGGCACTCCACCTCCCCAGCGTCAGACTTCTGAGGTACACTGTGTTGACTTGTGAGCTGCACCTTCCAGTGAAAGGCCTTCCCAAAGTCACTGCGTTTATAGGGCTTCTGTTTACtatgaattttctggtgtttAAGAAGATTTGATCTGATGGTGAAAGCCTTTCCACATTCAGCACATACATACGGTTTTTCTCCTGTATGGGTTCGATGATGCTCATGGAGTTGTGACTTCTTAATGAAAGACTTCCCACAGTCGCTGCAcccatagggcttctctcctgtgtgaattCTCCTGTGTCTATTTAAGTGTGACTTCTGGATGAAGGACTTCCCACATTCAGTACAAACATAGGGTTTCTCTCCGGTGTGAATTCTCTGGTGCATAATTAGTGTTGACTTTCTagcaaaggctttcccacattcgcTGCACTCGTAATGTCTTTCTCCAGTGTGGGACTGCTGATGTATGTGGAGGCCTGACTTTCgagtgaaggcttttccacagTCATTACAtttatagggtttctctccagtgtgaattttcTGGTGTGTGAAGAGATTGGACCTGTCAGTGAAGGCCTTTCCACATTCAGCACAcctgtagggcttctctcctgtgtgaatCTGCTGATGCACGTGGAGCTGTGATTTCTTGGTGAAGGATTTCCCACAATCGCtgcattcatagggtttctctccagtgtggattctttCATGTGTGATAAAATGGGATTTGTGGAAGAAGGCCTTCCCACACTTGTTGCACACATAGGGCTTTTCTCCTCTGTGAATCCTCTGGTGCATACTTAGTGTGGACTTCTGaatgaaggctttcccacactcacGACACTGGTAATGTCTCTCGCCAGTATGGCATTTCTGATGGATTCTGAGCCGTGACTTCCAGGTGAATGATTTTCCACAGTCATTGCATTTATAaggtttttctccagtgtgaattttttggtgtttaatgaGATTGGACCTGTCagtaaaggctttcccacattcattaCATATGTAGGGTCTCTccccagtatgaattttctggtgtaTAATGAGATTTGTCTTGTGAGTGAAGACCTTTCCACATTGTGAACATATAAAAggattttctcctgtgtgaattcgCTGATGCACATGGAGctgtgatttttttataaagCATTTCCCACAGTCGctgcattcatagggcttctctccagtatgaattctttcATGTGTGATAAAATGGGATTTCCGgatgaaggctttcccacactcagCACATACATAgggtttttctcctgtgtgaattttCTGATGCATACTTAGTGTGGATTTCCTTGTGAAGGCTTTTCCACAGTCAGTACATTCAAAGTGTTTCCCTccagtatgattttttttaattatgctgAGGTTTGCATTCTGTGAGAAGCTTTTCACACATTCACTGAATTCATAGGGTTTTTCTCCAGGATGGTCTTTCTGGCGTCTGAACTGATCAGACTTCTGGACAAAGGCTCTTCTGTATTCACTGAATTTATAGAAATTTTCCTCATTACGAGTTTTCTGGTGACTTGACTTCCCAAATACCATACACTTAAAGGGCTCCTCTCCTGCAGAAACTCTGCAAGGAGTAGCAAGTGGGGGCTTCTGGGTGAAGACTGTCTCACATTTACTACACTCATGCTGTTTTTCTCCAGCATAAATCCTCTGATGTGCAAAGAGGTGGGAATTCTCAGTGAAAACTTTTACATAGTCAGAAAACAAAGGGAGATTTTCCACAGCATGACTTTTCGGATGTGGAGTGAGAGCTTGCTTATGACCCCCACGTTCCCGACAACGCTTACCTCCACAAGCACTCCCTTCCGTATGAGAATCCACGTGAGTAACAGCATCCTCACGGCTGATAACCTCATCATGATTTTCTGTTGCATTGTTTCTATTATGATTATTTAAGCTTGCAACGAGCTTCAGATTCTTTCCAAAGGCATCACCAGGATGGAATCCTTTTCGTGAAGGAATCAGATGTGTGTTTATGTGCCCAATTTTCCCAGCGTCCTGGTATCCACAGCTCCTCGAATCAGCTAGTGCTGCCCTGTCCCTGAAGACAACGTGACGTAAAGGCGTGGCCTGGTTTCCTTCACATCTCCCCCTTGGCTTCCACAATTTTTCTAAAAGGGAATAGAGGTTATCTCCTGTGAAGAGATCAACCCTCTCACACTGGAAAGAAAATTCCTCAGATAGTCTCTGTTGTGAAGTCTCAAAACCAATATCAccatctgaaaagaaagaaaagattaaactGACACAGAGAACAACTGACACCTTGAGTTAATTCAGGATGAACACAGAGAAATGGGACACGTGCTCTACAAACATAATAAATACACCTAATGtgtaaagatatataaatatataggtacAATACTCTCTCTGTAATATAAATACAATAACATACAGTAATAAAATTAAGACATTACATTTACCTTAGGATAAGCAAGAGCATTTGGAGGTGCTGTTCTAAGTTCTATATAAACTTTATTTCAACCCTTTGGTTTTATTACAATACCTTTGGtattgttatccccattttatagacaaggaaagtGAGCCACAGAAAAGCTTAATAACTGCCCAAATCAAATGATTAGTAATTGGGAAGGAAGAGATTCAAATCAAGCAAAGGTAGAAGCGTGGAAGGCGCCAGAAGAACAAATGTAAACCCTGTGGCTTAAAAgaacttttttggttttgttttctttttgatgctggggataaAACTAGGTCCATGCACATGCTAAGACCATGAAGGGTCCTCTGCTCTAAGAGCTAATCTCTAACCTCCCCACAACTCTGGGGAGGCTCTGTTTTCATTTAACTTAAAAGTGAACAAATGAATATTCTCAGTCACTCATATTTATACTTGAATTTACTTAGATGTGTAGATTAACATTTGAATACTGCAAAAAAGCTGAAACTTTATAAAGATTCCACCCATTATCTTCTCTTTCTAATTACTATCTCTGGCCCTATGAATTGattctagaagaaaaaatttaaaattcttttgaaataaagcaaaacaacttTTCTGCCTAGAGATTAAATTCAATTTTACTAAgtattttttctatataaacaATTTTTCTTTAGAAGTATAGAGACAAAAGGCTTGGTTATCATATCATTTAATGTAGCTTTCTCTGAATTTCTGTGGACTGGAGAATTAGAGGAGGGAGAAAGCAGGTAGGTATGTTGTATGAGATCTGATTTAAGGAGCAAGAAAAATCTGCACAAAAAATATGAGTGTGTGCATAATTTGAAAaggcagagaaatgagaaaacaatgcAGGGGaacattaaagaaaatgttaaaatggaacagacttggttttagaaactacacaGAGACAAATGTGCATTATGAAATGAGGCCATGTTATTTCTTTCACTTACAAACCCATTAAGAAAAGAATGTGTCATAATTTAGATAATAATGAGTGACTTCAGTTTTGCTCCATATAACTAGGACAAGATAAACAAAATGGTAAGTAATAAATCTGTCAGTCACCTCTAAagtgaagtaggaaaaaaaatgaaatcaacatATTCAAATAAGTTAGAATAATCCAGGCATGAGAAAACATAAGTATGGCTTTAGGTGATACCAGTAGGAAGTAAGAAGAGGGCATCTAAATGAtcttttctaagagaaaaattagCAGAAAAGCAGAAGGAATTGTTTGAGAAGGTAGATCAGAGGGAAAAGCAAAAACCCACGTAGAATAGGGGAAGATTTTGAGGTCAGCCACTTGCTTGAAGTCTGCTGCACCGGGACTTGTCTGCCTTTCTTCAGGCAGCCACGGAGGGACCCACCCTCGTACACAAAAGGCATCTGTATTCCTGGGCACTGCATAAATGGGGCCAAGGCCTGGCTAAGACACACAGTGGTCAGAGAGTAACAGTCATTCCTGTGAGCCGAGCATCAGTCCCAGCTGGAACCCGGACACATGATTCAATGTAAAACACAAATAGTTCAAGCCGAGACACATGACCAAGGGCAAATTTAAGGAAGGGCCTAACTCTTTACACCTGTTCCTAAATAACAACTGCAACCTCCACCTCGGGTTGGTTATGTGCACGGCAGAGGCAAAGTGCAGACAGTGGAGCCGTTGGGAAAAGGAGAAAGGCCCCTTGGTGGTGGTCACTGTCTGAACTGCCTGCTTACTGCCTCAGTGTTAAGGCACCTGCAGGGGAGAACTGGCCCAGCCCAGTTCTGGTTCAGATGTCAAGAGTGATGGTGGGACAGAAACGCTAAGTGGGTAGGAAAAGGCTTGTTCATGCAAAGAGGCTCTGGGGAGACCTCCAAGCAGGTCCAAAGTGGCCTGGGGTTTTCTGCTGGTTGAGGGTAGGGCTGGCTGCCTGGCCCTGTATGTTCCCAAAGGAAGGAAAACCTGAACTTGCTTATCAGTTTGTCCAGATGTGGGGCAGATGGGGAAGAGACAGAGGGAAGGCTTGGAAGATGTCAGTAGTCAAGCATCAAAAACAGAGTCTATGACAAGATACAGCTGAGTGTTCCACACATTCTGTTattaaagaaacacaaaacaataattaGAATTTGAAATCCAAATTACTGGAGATGCATGTAATACTAAATATAGGCAGAGATATGGGGAAACTAATTGTAGGAGTCAATCCAGAAAACAGTGCAATTACACTAAGTCATATTAAGTATTAGTATAGTCAATGTCAAAGCAATCCTACAGCTCCTGAGAAATTCTCATTTCCAATATGAATAGTGCTTGAAGAAATTTATTACAATACTGTTTGTAGTAGCGAGGAGCCTGGACaagtaaaatgtggtatatttatctGTACTAAGCATGCCATGCAGCAGTTGGAAGCAATTAACCTGGAAAACATCGAAACGTGCcaatttaaagaaacaaagacagaaggaaagggGGCAGGGAAAGAAACTGACCATTTCTATAAACTAAAAATACCAACAATTTAGATTTTACAAAACCCCCCACAAATTCTAGGACAGATAGCACACATATTAAAGCAGTTGCCCCTGGGAAGGAACAatgagtatggagaatggggagtAAAAGGAATAAGTAAGAGGGGCCTTGAACACATTGATGAGGACACTGACCACAAACTAAGGTTATAATTAACCCAATCTCCTGAACATGAGGTACAAAAGCTTCTGGTAAAATATCCAAATTAGAAAGATGGAGTCAGTGTTGTGTTGCACTAGCCAGGCAGGAAGAAAGTGACCAGGATGCCCTCGAGGTCAGCAGTGAAGAGCACAGGTTATCCAATAAGCCATCCAGGTGACAATGCTGAGACATAAAGGAAAAGACACCAGGGAACAGGAGTGTGGCCCAtggtgactttttaaaagaaggcaGATCTATGGGAGTTTAAATGCCTAAGAAAGGAACTAAGCCCTGGCTGGAGGTAGAAGGAGCAGAAGTTCTCTATGGAGAGAGAACAAAGGGCAAGAGGGCATGATCCCAGATGACGCTGGGTGAGATCCCACCCCAGGCACTGCCAACCAGCACAGGTCCTCCTCAGAGGTCGTGGCACTGGTGTGGGAAGAGGCCGTGAGGGGAACAGCATTTCCATTTCCAAGGGGATGACGTCAGCTCCATCAAGCAGTTCTGAAAACTCAAAAGGTAAGCAGAAAAGTCACACTAATGGCATGTCACAGAAGCTCTCCCAGCATGACTGCAGGTGGGCTGAACCACGGTCCATGCTCTGGCTCCCACTCACCCGCACAGTGCTGACCGGAGGCCTCCTCATCCCACACGCGTGGCTCTGCTTGCTCCAGGTTGAAGATGACTTCTGGTTTGGGAACTGGACAGCCTGTCAACAGGAAATGATAGAGAATGTGTTTCAGGGGCCACAAGATAAAGTACGCCATGTGATTCCCAAAAATGTCCACTGGGAACAGAGGTGCATTCACAGTACCCAAAAGAGATTCTTAAGAACACGGGACAAAACAAAGACAGAACCATTACATATTTCAGATGCCCTGCAGTCTTTGGGAGTTGCAGAGACTTCAGAAAACCCACAGATTTCAGAAAGTCctctaggaaagaaaaagagtgcCCTGGGTGCAGCCTGCTCTGCACGCACAGGGCTGTGCTCACCCACTGAGATCAGGTTGAaatagttctccagcatcacatccCTGTACAGGCTTCTCTGGGCAAGGTCCAAGTGCTGCCACTCCTCCCCGCTGAACTCCACGGTTACATCCTTGAAAGACACTGGTCCCTGTAAGAACCAATTCCTATTCAATGCGAAGGGTCAAGATTGCACCATGGGAACAAGATATTTAGgaccttatttttaatttgatttattaggTTATAATATATAAGTTCCCACTAAacacctatattttattttgttgttttgactaaaaaaaaagaaatcatttttaaagtacCCTGCTGATTCTTTTGCagtattgataataataataatctttttttttttagttgtagatagacacaatacctttaccttatttatttatttttaagtggtgttgaggattgaaccagtgcctcatgcatgctacacaagcactctattattgagccacaaccccagcccaatatcttgCTTAAAAACCTGTATGCTGGTTACATAGAAATAAGCTGTGAAAATTCATCAATCTTCAAACTTCTCTATGTATGCCATATTCCAATAATAGTtcacttaaagaagaaaagatactttGCCACACACTTTGCATTCAATGATCCACTAAG
Proteins encoded in this region:
- the Znf484 gene encoding zinc finger protein 484 isoform X1, whose product is MEDGQISAPSLEEPKMSKSLGPVSFKDVTVEFSGEEWQHLDLAQRSLYRDVMLENYFNLISVGCPVPKPEVIFNLEQAEPRVWDEEASGQHCADGDIGFETSQQRLSEEFSFQCERVDLFTGDNLYSLLEKLWKPRGRCEGNQATPLRHVVFRDRAALADSRSCGYQDAGKIGHINTHLIPSRKGFHPGDAFGKNLKLVASLNNHNRNNATENHDEVISREDAVTHVDSHTEGSACGGKRCRERGGHKQALTPHPKSHAVENLPLFSDYVKVFTENSHLFAHQRIYAGEKQHECSKCETVFTQKPPLATPCRVSAGEEPFKCMVFGKSSHQKTRNEENFYKFSEYRRAFVQKSDQFRRQKDHPGEKPYEFSECVKSFSQNANLSIIKKNHTGGKHFECTDCGKAFTRKSTLSMHQKIHTGEKPYVCAECGKAFIRKSHFITHERIHTGEKPYECSDCGKCFIKKSQLHVHQRIHTGENPFICSQCGKVFTHKTNLIIHQKIHTGERPYICNECGKAFTDRSNLIKHQKIHTGEKPYKCNDCGKSFTWKSRLRIHQKCHTGERHYQCRECGKAFIQKSTLSMHQRIHRGEKPYVCNKCGKAFFHKSHFITHERIHTGEKPYECSDCGKSFTKKSQLHVHQQIHTGEKPYRCAECGKAFTDRSNLFTHQKIHTGEKPYKCNDCGKAFTRKSGLHIHQQSHTGERHYECSECGKAFARKSTLIMHQRIHTGEKPYVCTECGKSFIQKSHLNRHRRIHTGEKPYGCSDCGKSFIKKSQLHEHHRTHTGEKPYVCAECGKAFTIRSNLLKHQKIHSKQKPYKRSDFGKAFHWKVQLTSQHSVPQKSDAGEVECPVPQSWCGGTNKQEATA
- the Znf484 gene encoding zinc finger protein 484 isoform X2, which produces MSKSLGPVSFKDVTVEFSGEEWQHLDLAQRSLYRDVMLENYFNLISVGCPVPKPEVIFNLEQAEPRVWDEEASGQHCADGDIGFETSQQRLSEEFSFQCERVDLFTGDNLYSLLEKLWKPRGRCEGNQATPLRHVVFRDRAALADSRSCGYQDAGKIGHINTHLIPSRKGFHPGDAFGKNLKLVASLNNHNRNNATENHDEVISREDAVTHVDSHTEGSACGGKRCRERGGHKQALTPHPKSHAVENLPLFSDYVKVFTENSHLFAHQRIYAGEKQHECSKCETVFTQKPPLATPCRVSAGEEPFKCMVFGKSSHQKTRNEENFYKFSEYRRAFVQKSDQFRRQKDHPGEKPYEFSECVKSFSQNANLSIIKKNHTGGKHFECTDCGKAFTRKSTLSMHQKIHTGEKPYVCAECGKAFIRKSHFITHERIHTGEKPYECSDCGKCFIKKSQLHVHQRIHTGENPFICSQCGKVFTHKTNLIIHQKIHTGERPYICNECGKAFTDRSNLIKHQKIHTGEKPYKCNDCGKSFTWKSRLRIHQKCHTGERHYQCRECGKAFIQKSTLSMHQRIHRGEKPYVCNKCGKAFFHKSHFITHERIHTGEKPYECSDCGKSFTKKSQLHVHQQIHTGEKPYRCAECGKAFTDRSNLFTHQKIHTGEKPYKCNDCGKAFTRKSGLHIHQQSHTGERHYECSECGKAFARKSTLIMHQRIHTGEKPYVCTECGKSFIQKSHLNRHRRIHTGEKPYGCSDCGKSFIKKSQLHEHHRTHTGEKPYVCAECGKAFTIRSNLLKHQKIHSKQKPYKRSDFGKAFHWKVQLTSQHSVPQKSDAGEVECPVPQSWCGGTNKQEATA